In the genome of Drosophila yakuba strain Tai18E2 chromosome 3R, Prin_Dyak_Tai18E2_2.1, whole genome shotgun sequence, one region contains:
- the LOC6538555 gene encoding protein RER1: protein MMNEDSSAASGGGVKKFFQRLSQTYQSTLDRSTPHTRMRWVFAGFLLLLFVLRIFIYQGWYIVCYALGIYHLNLFIAFLTPKIDPEFDPYSQDDEDEGPNLPTRSNEEFRPFIRRLPEFKFWLSVAKSTLIGLICTFFDFFNVPVFWPILVMYFITLFCITMKRQIKHMIKYKYLPFTRNKPRYQRVNDLAGSGPGSVAGNSK from the exons ATGATGAACGAGGACAGCAGTGCTGCGAGCGGCGGCGGGGTTAAGAAGTTCTTTCAGCGCCTCTCACAG ACCTACCAATCCACATTGGACCGGAGCACACCGCACACACGTATGCGCTGGGTGTTCGCCGgcttcctgctcctgctcttcGTGCTGCGCATCTTCATCTATCAAGGCTGGTACATCGTGTGCTATGCGCTTGGCATTTACCACTTGAACCTGTTTATCGCTTTTTTAACGCCCAAGATCGACCCGGAGTTCGATCCGTATTCGCAGGACGATGAGGACGAGGGACCCAATCTCCCCACGCGCAGCAACGAGGAGTTCCGGCCATTTATTCGTCGCCTGCCGGAGTTCAAGTTCTGGCTGTCGGTGGCGAAGAGCACGCTTATTGGACTGATATGTACGTTCTTCGATTTTTTCAACGTGCCGGTATTCTGGCCCATCCTGGTCATGTACTTCATCACGCTCTTCTGCATCACGATGAAGCGCCAGATTAAGCATATGATCAAGTACAAGTACTTGCCGTTTACCCGCAATAAGCCGCGCTACCAGCGAGTCAACGATTTGGCGGGTTCCGGACCCGGCTCCGTGGCGGGCAACTCAAAGTGA